AGCGGTGGTATTTCATTCGCACGTACGACCAGGGATTCTACGACTTCCCAAGCATCACCCTCTATGACATGGAGACGGACCCGTGGCAGACAACGAATGTGGCCTCTGAACATCCACAAGTGGTGCAAGAAATGGATCACGCAATTTCCAACTGGGTCCAGGCCAACCGGGACAAACATGGCGTGATTCCCGATCCGATGGAGGCCATTCTTGACACCGGGCCTTATCGCTACATCAACGAAGCGGCCTGGATTGCCCACCTTCGTGAGCTTGGCCTCGAGGACGCGGCACGGCGGTTTGAACGGCGCCGCAGGAGCGTGTACTAGTGCCGCCGGTGCAGTCATTGTCGTGTGGAGCGGCGCCGGTGCAGTCATTGTCCTGTCGAGCGACGGTGGCTGCATTGTCGTGTGGAGCGACGACGTGGCAGTTACCACAACCAGAGAGATGACGGAATCACCAGGTGGCGAAACAAAAAGTGAGGGATGACGTTGATGAAACTGGCGATGGTTGGAGAAGATTTCATACACGACTACATTTATCCAGGGGCTATCAACGGCTTTGATGTCGATGCGATGAATACTTCCGGCGGCTGGATGGCGGATATGCATCGTGGAACGGATGGAAACCCGCTCACTGATGCGGTTCGCGTCAGCGTGATTGTGTCGCCCGATATCGCGCGAGCGCAGACTATCGCCCGAACCTGCCGCATCGAGCAAGTCGCGTCACACATCACGTCAGAGATTGTCGACGCAGTGGACGGCGTGCTGGTAATGGAGCGCGACGGCGACCGTCATCTGGAGCTGGCACGGCCATTTATCGAGCGTGGGAAGTTTGTCTACATTGACAAGCCGGTGGTACAAAGGGTCACGGAACTGGACGAACTTCGCGCTTTAGCAGAGCAACACGATGCAAAGGTGCTCGGAGGATCTGCAGTTCGCTACAGTGCACAGTTGACGAAGGCTCTGCACAGAGCAGTCGCAGTCCCTCCGGCTTCCATCCATATTGCAGGTCCCGGTCCATGGCCCGAGTACGGCAGCCACATGGTCGAAGCGATGGTCATCTTGCTTGGACCCGCTGTGACCGCTGTGACCGCTCTCGGAAACAATGCGGCAGGTGCGGTGATTATAGGGTGGGCAGACGGACGTCACGGTGTGATTCAGTACGGTCGCGGCCATTATCCCCCAGGGTTTACCGTCCAGCTGTTTGGCAGCGAGGAGATGTTTCAGATAAACCTTGACGACGCGATTACTTACTATCGCGGTGTGTCCGAACGCATTGTGGAGGTTGCCAAAGGGGCGAAGTCACCCAGTGATTGGACAGAACTGCGGACCATCACACAGGTCATGGAACAGGTGGGGCAGTTGGTGATCGGCAAATGAGCCAGGCAGCAGATATTTCGGATTCATCCGCAAAACGAGAGCGGTTTGCTGGACCACGTGAGTTGATGTTGCTGCGCAGCCGGGCTGATGTGGAACAGGGGGTTAAACGAGCCGTTCGCTTCCATCTCGCGGCAGCATTGGCGCTGTCGAGTGCCGATACAGCGGCAGACGAGGCCAAGGCGAGGTGCGACGATGCCCCCATCGTGGCTGTCACAAATGTCGCCAGAAATGTTTCCGGAACGGTTTCCACAAATATTTCCGGGAATGTCGCCAGAAATGCTCCCGGAAATGTTGCAGAAGATGCAGACGTACTCGGCGCATGGACAGGTTTAACGTGGCCTGCCCGACCAGAATACGCCGCACGTGAGGCGGAAGAAATGGCAAGCCGTCGGGGATGGCGAGAGGATGAAGTCTTTGGACACGGGTTCGCGGCTGCTGCCGTGGCGGCGTCCGCGTCCCTGTATGACATCGAAGCGATACTCCGGACTGGACTTAGCGAACTGCCGCCCTCATCCAGTACAGCCCGAGCCGTTCTGCGCGTATTGGAGATTCACAGCCAGCATGGGCGTGAAAGCGCGTGGAATATCCTGACCACGACATTGCCAGAGTGGACGGACAGCAACGCCAATCGTCAAGTTGCAGCGGCCGTCGCGTTACTGCTGTTTGGTGCAGACGACTGGGGATACTGTCGGAACTTGGCATCATCGCTGGGAGGACAACAACTGTTCTCCACTGCACTTGTTGCCGCCGTTTGGGGGATGAGAAGCAGAGGCAAGGACGGGATGGCGATTGAGGTCGATGACGAAATGAAGAATTGGGCAGTTGGGCCATGTTTTCTACCCAGTGACTTCGAAGCGTCATGGTTACACCATGTTGAGGAACTCAAAGCACGGTTGCACCGGAACTGGTCAGAGTCAGCGGGGAGGTAGGGGCCACCTCTGACTTCGATACAGTTGGCTTGGATTCATCCGGCTGGTCCATTACCCGCTGACGCTGTGATTAGCGTGCGAATCTTTGCGTGTACTCGTCTATCCAGGCCTGTCGCAGGTTGTCGCGCACCCGCAGACGGACATCGGTGTCGAACACGTCAACAAATCGAGTCTGCGGGTCGCCCTTTTCGGACGGTGTCAGGGCCGCACCGCCAATGTAGCGGACGCCGTTTTGAATTGCGATTTGTGAATTCTGGTCCATCTTGCAATGGGTGTGTCCCGTGAAAAAAAACACGTTTGGTCGTGACTCCAGGATTTCACGTAGTTCTTCGGACTGCACGAGGGTGTCATGAGAGTCTGCCACCGTGCCATTGACCGGCTGGTGGAAGAAGACAAACACCGTATGATTCGCAGGTATCGAGTGCAAGGTGTCGCGGAACCATGCGAGTTGCGTTTCTGAAATCCATCCTCTATCCCGAAGGTCCAGGTCATAATGTTCGGTAGAGAGGAAAACAAACGTGGAATCATCTCGGGTCATCGTATCGTACATCTTTGCTTGCCCTGTGAATTCAAGAAACTGGCGTTGCGCTTTTGTACACGAGAAATCCGGGTCTTCGTGAAAACCGTAGTATTCATGATTGCCGAATGTGTAATAGATGGGGTAGGGGCACGTCTGTTGCAAGATTCTCATCGCCAGCTTTAAGTCTCGATTTTTGCCGTTGGTAAGGTCTCCGTTGATGACCAAAAAGTCAGGGGACTGGCGGGCAATATCGCGAAATGCAAACTCGATAGCGGGAACAGTACGCACAGGAGCTTCTGATTCTACCCAGGTCATAATATGGACGTCCGACACAACGGCAAAGGAATACAGCGGTTTTTGCATCATCTTGGTCATGATTTTCCCGTCCTTATCAAATGAAGTTGATTGCTTTCAATGATAGCGAATAGGATATTTACTCCACTACGTATATATAATATGGTGGATTTATCTTTTTTATATTGAATTATAAATTATCACAATATACAATAATATTAAATAGAAGCCAAGAGAACCCTTCAGTGTAAAAAACAGGAGTACGGATTCCATCTACCACGGAGGGCGCGCATTCCATCTTGCCGATGCAATCACTCATCAATCGGATAAAGACAGATTGACTTTTCCGGAGGAAATTTCCACCTTTCTAGTTTGTTGTGGCGGTATACACCGCAAATAGAACATGCATTTTAGAATGCGTGCTGCTGGCTGTTTACCACGACTCTGAGCCATGAGAGCCGTGCTGTAAGGCGGTAAATTCATGTTCGACACAAGGGGAGGTATTTGGAGTGAAGCGTCGTGGACGAATTACAATGGGTTTGGCCGTAGTGACTCTCGCCGGGGTGATTTCTGGATGTTCTGCGCAGGGCGGGACGAATCAGACTGGGGGGCAAACCACATCATCAAAACCGGGCGAGTTCAGCATGTACTTCATCGATGATGGTCACGGCTTTGACCCCGCGTTATGGTCTCAGGAAGTGTACCAAGAGAGCGCTGGTATCTATGAAGGACTCGTTCACTTTGACAAGAACTATCAACCTGCCGCGGGAGCGGCCGCATCCTGGGACCACAATGCGAACAACACCGTGTACACGTTTCACCTGCGAACAAATGCGAAGTTCTCGAACGGAGACCCGGTTACGGCACAAGACTTCGTCTATGAAATTGAACGCGCGGTCAACCCGAACACCGCTGTGCAAGAGAAGGCGAGCCCGGTTCCTATCAACGACGTTCCGATTCAGAATATCCAGCAGATTCGCGCTGGCAACATGGACCCAAGCAAGTTGGGTGTCAAGGCGCTAAGCGACCACACGCTGCAGATTACACTGAGTCGACCGGATCCCAACTTCCTTCGCGATATCTGCCTGCCACAGGCCGATTGGCTCGTCCCGCTCGACCAAAAAGTAGCGCAGAATATGCAACCGGGAGACTGGACCAACCCATCCAAAATTGTTTCAAACGGCCCTTACATGTTGAAGACTTACCAGGCCAAGACGTCGGCAACACTCGTTCCAAACCCGCACTACTGGGGCAAGGTGTCGCTGAAGAAGATTACACTACAATACTCGAGTAACATTAACCAACTCGTTGCATTCAAAAACGGTGCCCTCGATGAGGCCCTCCTCCAACCAACGGATGTGCCCGCAGTCAAGAAGAGTTCCTCCCTGTCGAGCCAGTTGCATATGTGGGACACATCCATTCAGTACACCTATGTTCCAATGGCATCTCAGAACAATGCGCTGCAAAACCCGGATGTACGCAAAGCGTTCGAGATGGCAATTGACAAAAATGTGATTTCCCAGAATGTGTTGAACGGAACAGGCACACCTGCATACGGCCCATATACACCAACTTGGGCTGACCCTTGGATTAAGAATGTTGCGGTTCCGTACAATGTCAAGGCAGCACAGGCGCTACTTGCAAAGGCCGGGTATCCCGGAGGTAAAGGCTTCCCGACGGTCGTACTTGAAGTGGGTACGACGACCGATCACGTTGCCGAAGCCATTCAACAAATGTGGCAGACGAACCTCGGTGTGAAGGTTACGTTTATGGGCGAAGAGTACGGTAAGTTCCTCCAGGATATGAAGAAGCAGCTCCCAGCGAATGAGGTCGGGTGGGCAAACGATTCTCAGTCGGGTACGTATCCTCAGTTGGGCCTGCCGCAGGGTGTCGGCAGCTACCTCTATCAACAGGCTGACCTAGAGATGGGATATCTGCCTGCGAACCAGTGGAATAACTGGTATCAGTTGGACCAGAACCAGAACATGCAGGCGTCGAGTAAACAAACCGGAGAAGTATCGCTATTCAAA
The Alicyclobacillus curvatus genome window above contains:
- a CDS encoding Gfo/Idh/MocA family oxidoreductase; translated protein: MMKLAMVGEDFIHDYIYPGAINGFDVDAMNTSGGWMADMHRGTDGNPLTDAVRVSVIVSPDIARAQTIARTCRIEQVASHITSEIVDAVDGVLVMERDGDRHLELARPFIERGKFVYIDKPVVQRVTELDELRALAEQHDAKVLGGSAVRYSAQLTKALHRAVAVPPASIHIAGPGPWPEYGSHMVEAMVILLGPAVTAVTALGNNAAGAVIIGWADGRHGVIQYGRGHYPPGFTVQLFGSEEMFQINLDDAITYYRGVSERIVEVAKGAKSPSDWTELRTITQVMEQVGQLVIGK
- a CDS encoding metallophosphoesterase, yielding MTKMMQKPLYSFAVVSDVHIMTWVESEAPVRTVPAIEFAFRDIARQSPDFLVINGDLTNGKNRDLKLAMRILQQTCPYPIYYTFGNHEYYGFHEDPDFSCTKAQRQFLEFTGQAKMYDTMTRDDSTFVFLSTEHYDLDLRDRGWISETQLAWFRDTLHSIPANHTVFVFFHQPVNGTVADSHDTLVQSEELREILESRPNVFFFTGHTHCKMDQNSQIAIQNGVRYIGGAALTPSEKGDPQTRFVDVFDTDVRLRVRDNLRQAWIDEYTQRFAR
- a CDS encoding peptide ABC transporter substrate-binding protein; its protein translation is MKRRGRITMGLAVVTLAGVISGCSAQGGTNQTGGQTTSSKPGEFSMYFIDDGHGFDPALWSQEVYQESAGIYEGLVHFDKNYQPAAGAAASWDHNANNTVYTFHLRTNAKFSNGDPVTAQDFVYEIERAVNPNTAVQEKASPVPINDVPIQNIQQIRAGNMDPSKLGVKALSDHTLQITLSRPDPNFLRDICLPQADWLVPLDQKVAQNMQPGDWTNPSKIVSNGPYMLKTYQAKTSATLVPNPHYWGKVSLKKITLQYSSNINQLVAFKNGALDEALLQPTDVPAVKKSSSLSSQLHMWDTSIQYTYVPMASQNNALQNPDVRKAFEMAIDKNVISQNVLNGTGTPAYGPYTPTWADPWIKNVAVPYNVKAAQALLAKAGYPGGKGFPTVVLEVGTTTDHVAEAIQQMWQTNLGVKVTFMGEEYGKFLQDMKKQLPANEVGWANDSQSGTYPQLGLPQGVGSYLYQQADLEMGYLPANQWNNWYQLDQNQNMQASSKQTGEVSLFKNYLPSSYLNWVKEGYKAYQDVSNQEAQKFYEDEATNVYTIPIYTPKYPVLIRSNVTGYVPDHYILTLAPVWFNYIHVK